One window of the Bdellovibrionales bacterium genome contains the following:
- a CDS encoding cobalamin-dependent protein (Presence of a B(12) (cobalamin)-binding domain implies dependence on cobalamin itself, in one of its several forms, or in some unusual lineages, dependence on a cobalamin-like analog.), translated as MAYLNAALQKHHPEVEVVIRDYHTGYGRQTLRWPKELEYLREYYSILDRSPFSTFYNYYHFGASFDLIADDIARIQPDLVGVSCLFTPYFREALEISQRVKSFRNIPVLMGGSHVSAVPASVLQHASVDFVICGEGEKSIVDFVSFLQGKLAITEVGGLGYKINGELQFNPIKENFDIGELPYPDLGSFSLETYKYGDHPLAFMITSKLSP; from the coding sequence GGTTGAAGTTGTCATTCGGGACTATCATACTGGATATGGACGCCAAACTCTGCGGTGGCCGAAAGAGCTTGAATATCTTCGCGAATATTATTCGATTTTAGATCGAAGTCCATTTTCTACTTTTTATAATTATTATCACTTCGGCGCGAGCTTCGATCTGATCGCTGACGACATTGCGAGAATTCAGCCCGATCTCGTTGGTGTATCCTGTTTGTTTACTCCCTACTTTCGGGAAGCTCTCGAAATTTCCCAAAGGGTAAAGAGTTTTCGAAACATTCCGGTGCTCATGGGAGGTTCGCATGTCTCTGCTGTACCAGCATCTGTATTGCAGCACGCCTCAGTGGATTTTGTCATCTGTGGAGAGGGTGAAAAATCTATCGTTGATTTTGTGTCTTTCCTTCAGGGAAAGCTGGCGATAACAGAGGTCGGAGGTCTCGGATATAAAATCAATGGGGAGCTCCAATTTAATCCAATCAAGGAGAACTTTGACATTGGGGAGCTACCTTATCCAGATCTTGGGTCATTCTCTTTAGAGACCTACAAGTACGGTGACCACCCTCTGGCTTTTATGATTACTTCGAAGTTGTCCCCATAA
- a CDS encoding 6-pyruvoyl tetrahydropterin synthase family protein, with protein MSRPIVILTTTFSFEAAHRLVKGYPGRCQNLHGHSFRITCEIKGLQLNQFGMLKDFADFKVIKDWCKENWDHATLLADSDELTIEFLRSTHQRHFVFNDNPTSEVIAIYLLEKSAELGFPLDAVTIDETCTIPAQSDANVVHIKDHINWPT; from the coding sequence ATGAGCAGACCTATTGTAATTTTGACAACCACGTTTTCATTTGAAGCCGCACACCGCTTGGTTAAGGGCTATCCAGGACGCTGTCAGAATCTTCATGGCCATTCTTTTCGAATTACCTGTGAAATAAAGGGCTTGCAGCTCAACCAATTTGGCATGCTCAAAGACTTTGCTGACTTTAAGGTCATTAAAGACTGGTGCAAGGAAAACTGGGATCACGCCACGCTCTTGGCTGATTCAGATGAATTGACCATTGAATTTTTAAGATCCACCCATCAGAGGCATTTTGTATTTAATGACAATCCAACCTCAGAGGTGATCGCAATTTATCTCCTAGAGAAATCTGCAGAACTTGGATTTCCATTAGATGCTGTGACGATTGATGAGACTTGCACCATTCCTGCACAGTCAGACGCTAATGTTGTGCACATCAAAGATCATATAAACTGGCCCACTTGA
- a CDS encoding heavy-metal-associated domain-containing protein: MRQEYLIQGMTCASCARNIEASLRRMPEIENVEVNFVTNRATLIIKEGLGVLKKLSSPSAKQPAPSDMNSSK, from the coding sequence GTGAGACAAGAATACTTAATTCAGGGTATGACCTGCGCTTCTTGTGCGAGAAACATTGAGGCTTCCCTCAGGCGAATGCCTGAGATTGAAAACGTGGAAGTTAATTTTGTGACCAATCGCGCGACCCTTATTATCAAGGAAGGCTTGGGAGTATTGAAGAAACTCTCATCGCCGTCCGCAAAGCAGCCAGCTCCATCGGATATGAATTCATCGAAATAA
- a CDS encoding HAD-IC family P-type ATPase produces the protein MVVNGELTRLAIEKVVVGDTVSVRPGERIPVDGEVLEGNSFVDESMVTGEPIPVEKKSGSEVIGGTLQSKGAFQMRACKVGSETFLSQIIKLVQDAPKFEGPIERFADRVSSIFVPTVFILACLSFSIWMLVGPEPRLTYGLVAFVSVLIIACPCALGLATPTAIIVGIGRGAQRGILFRSAEAIEVGEKITAIILDKTGTITEGHPKSLWQKY, from the coding sequence GTGGTTGTCAATGGTGAGCTTACAAGGCTTGCAATCGAGAAGGTTGTCGTTGGTGATACTGTTTCGGTTCGTCCGGGAGAAAGAATTCCTGTGGATGGCGAGGTGTTAGAGGGAAATTCGTTCGTCGACGAGTCCATGGTGACGGGAGAACCAATTCCCGTAGAAAAGAAGTCTGGTTCTGAGGTCATTGGTGGGACACTCCAATCAAAGGGCGCTTTTCAAATGAGAGCCTGCAAGGTGGGCAGCGAAACCTTCCTGTCTCAAATTATTAAATTGGTCCAAGATGCTCCAAAATTCGAAGGCCCCATTGAGCGGTTTGCGGATCGAGTGAGCTCGATTTTTGTCCCCACTGTTTTCATTTTGGCTTGTTTGAGTTTTAGCATCTGGATGCTCGTAGGGCCCGAGCCTCGATTGACTTACGGTCTTGTTGCCTTTGTTTCTGTGCTCATCATTGCATGTCCCTGCGCCCTGGGATTAGCGACACCCACGGCAATCATCGTCGGAATCGGTCGAGGAGCTCAGCGAGGAATTTTGTTTCGCAGTGCTGAGGCAATAGAGGTGGGTGAAAAGATAACAGCGATCATTTTGGATAAAACAGGAACAATCACGGAGGGTCATCCAAAGTCCTTGTGGCAAAAATATTGA
- a CDS encoding HAD-IC family P-type ATPase: MRSLEKERFYNWLLSLESRSEHPLGQAISEFAKDNGGMSVDVENFQSLTGFGIIGLAEKKRILVGNQKLMLNESYQLNEEVMKTLEEWGSLGHTPVFVAVEACLAMMIAVADPIKKNAPRVVRELGEMGIEVWMMTGDSQRAAGSVANQVGIMRFAGEVLPGDKLMKVKELQSAGRRVAMAGDGINDAPALAQADIGIAMSTGTDIAIESADMTLINGDLELLPIGFENFQETMRVVRQNLFLSFVYNGLGIPLAAGSCFRQQGPCSLLSLLH, encoded by the coding sequence ATGAGATCGTTGGAAAAAGAGAGATTTTACAACTGGCTCTTGAGCCTGGAAAGTCGATCTGAACACCCACTGGGTCAAGCAATTTCAGAATTTGCAAAAGACAATGGTGGAATGAGCGTGGATGTGGAGAACTTTCAGTCCTTAACAGGTTTTGGCATCATAGGGCTTGCAGAAAAAAAGAGAATATTGGTGGGCAATCAAAAATTGATGCTCAACGAATCTTACCAACTCAACGAAGAAGTGATGAAAACTCTGGAAGAATGGGGATCACTGGGCCACACGCCTGTATTTGTGGCGGTAGAAGCTTGTCTTGCCATGATGATAGCAGTGGCAGATCCGATAAAAAAGAACGCACCTCGGGTTGTACGTGAGCTTGGAGAAATGGGAATTGAGGTGTGGATGATGACAGGGGATTCGCAAAGGGCTGCGGGAAGTGTAGCGAACCAAGTTGGGATCATGAGATTTGCGGGAGAGGTTTTGCCAGGGGACAAACTTATGAAGGTCAAGGAATTGCAATCGGCAGGTCGCCGAGTGGCAATGGCTGGGGATGGTATCAATGATGCACCTGCCTTGGCTCAAGCGGATATAGGTATTGCAATGAGCACTGGAACGGACATCGCAATTGAATCAGCTGACATGACTCTGATAAATGGCGATTTGGAGCTTTTGCCGATCGGCTTTGAAAATTTCCAAGAAACCATGAGGGTTGTTCGTCAAAATCTGTTTCTATCATTTGTCTACAATGGTCTTGGAATCCCCTTGGCGGCGGGGTCTTGTTTCCGACAACAGGGACCCTGCTCCCTCCTGTCTTTGCTGCATTAG